A region from the Mesomycoplasma hyopneumoniae J genome encodes:
- a CDS encoding FAD-dependent oxidoreductase, which translates to MKIISIGTNHAGTSFLRTLKTIYPQAELVTYDRNTDISFLGCGIALWVSDEFSDPSGLFYSSPEQLKSMGISVNLEHDVIGIDRKNKEVTVKNLVTGQIFKDNYDKLVFAGGTWPIIPPFEGISLENILVSKTFTHAKTIKEKAVDPSIKNVIIIGGGYIGIELLEAFHKYGKKTTLIDMQDRIIPNYFDHEFTQKMEEKIRAEGINLQFGQKVMRFIADETGKKVAFVETDKGKYAADLVILAIGFSPNTKILADVEKTPNGAIKVDQFQRSLSDEDLYVIGDSAAMFHNVTEKHAHIALATNAVKSGIVAAFHLAGRSDIPFPGYVGTNAISVFGFNYASTGYSERGCSLMGLEEVATEYLEDWDRPEFMQEKAKVWIKITYHKPTLRLLGAQIGSYGKQFNHTEVIYFLSLAIQKRLKLTEIALSDFYFLPHFNKPFNFVVQVILNALGLSYNKKLK; encoded by the coding sequence ATGAAAATTATATCAATTGGGACAAATCATGCTGGAACTTCGTTTCTAAGAACATTAAAAACTATTTATCCGCAGGCTGAACTTGTTACTTATGATAGAAATACTGATATCTCATTTTTAGGCTGTGGAATTGCGCTTTGAGTTTCTGATGAATTCAGTGATCCATCCGGACTTTTTTATTCAAGTCCTGAGCAATTAAAAAGTATGGGAATTAGCGTTAATTTAGAACATGATGTAATAGGAATTGATCGTAAAAATAAGGAAGTTACTGTTAAAAACTTAGTTACTGGTCAAATTTTTAAGGATAATTATGATAAATTAGTGTTTGCTGGTGGAACTTGGCCAATTATTCCTCCATTTGAAGGAATTAGTCTTGAAAATATTTTGGTCTCCAAAACTTTTACCCATGCAAAAACCATTAAAGAAAAAGCGGTTGATCCATCTATAAAAAATGTAATTATTATTGGTGGAGGCTATATTGGGATTGAATTACTTGAAGCTTTTCATAAATATGGCAAAAAAACTACCTTGATTGATATGCAAGATCGAATTATCCCAAACTACTTTGATCATGAATTTACCCAAAAAATGGAGGAGAAAATTCGTGCTGAAGGGATAAATCTTCAATTCGGGCAAAAAGTTATGCGGTTTATCGCTGATGAAACAGGTAAAAAAGTAGCATTTGTTGAAACCGATAAAGGAAAATATGCCGCAGACCTTGTGATTTTAGCAATCGGCTTTTCTCCGAATACAAAAATTTTAGCTGATGTTGAAAAAACTCCAAATGGTGCTATCAAAGTTGATCAATTTCAACGTAGTTTAAGTGATGAAGATCTTTATGTAATTGGTGATTCAGCAGCTATGTTTCATAATGTAACTGAAAAACATGCTCATATTGCCTTAGCAACAAATGCCGTAAAATCAGGAATAGTTGCTGCTTTTCACCTTGCTGGTCGCAGTGATATTCCTTTTCCAGGTTATGTTGGAACTAATGCAATTTCCGTCTTCGGATTTAATTATGCATCAACTGGTTATTCTGAAAGAGGTTGTTCATTAATGGGGCTCGAGGAGGTTGCAACTGAATATCTTGAGGACTGAGATCGCCCTGAATTTATGCAGGAAAAAGCAAAAGTTTGAATTAAAATTACCTACCATAAACCAACTTTAAGATTACTTGGGGCCCAAATTGGATCATATGGGAAACAATTTAACCATACAGAAGTAATTTATTTTCTTTCCCTGGCAATCCAAAAAAGACTGAAATTAACAGAAATTGCTCTTTCAGATTTTTATTTTCTCCCCCATTTTAACAAACCGTTTAACTTTGTAGTTCAAGTAATTTTAAACGCTTTAGGGCTTAGTTATAATAAAAAATTAAAATAA
- a CDS encoding thymidine phosphorylase has translation MSLFEIIEKKSQKHKLSAEEINFMINGFQSGLITDYQFSAFLMAILINGLDDDELFYFTREIIASGNTINLSKINGIKIDKHSTGGVGDKISLIIGPIFASLGYKVAKMSGRGLGFTGGTIDKLESIPGFKTQLTEANFLEQVQKIGLAIVAQSNALVPADKKIYALRDVTGTVSSIPLIASSIMSKKIATGADVILIDVKCGNGAFMTELPKAKKLASKIKMLGKKFGKKTIVKITNMEAPLGKMIGNKNEIIESLSILQGNQSQLSEFASELVAQTLTELEKIKIEKAREKVKDVIESGQAYELFLKMVSAQGGNLTLIQSSNFWIPAYKEQIFAPQNGYIKWENALIFGKIVAFLGGGRTKLNQKIDYEAGISLEVETGEYVQEDQLIFSLYSSSPIDLRQIQDLIPKTFSINPEPEFEKMFLN, from the coding sequence ATGAGTTTATTCGAAATAATTGAAAAAAAATCACAAAAACATAAACTTTCGGCTGAAGAAATTAATTTTATGATCAACGGATTTCAAAGCGGCCTAATTACTGACTATCAATTTTCGGCTTTTTTAATGGCCATTTTAATTAACGGTCTTGATGATGATGAACTTTTTTATTTTACCCGTGAAATTATCGCCTCAGGAAATACAATTAATCTCTCGAAAATTAACGGAATTAAAATTGATAAACACTCAACAGGAGGAGTTGGCGATAAAATTTCTTTAATTATTGGACCTATTTTTGCTTCCCTTGGTTATAAAGTAGCAAAAATGTCAGGACGAGGACTTGGTTTTACAGGTGGAACAATTGATAAATTAGAGTCAATACCTGGGTTTAAAACCCAATTAACTGAGGCCAATTTTTTAGAACAAGTTCAAAAAATTGGACTTGCAATTGTTGCCCAATCAAACGCACTTGTTCCGGCTGATAAAAAAATTTATGCTCTTCGAGATGTCACCGGGACAGTTTCCTCGATTCCTTTAATTGCTAGTTCAATTATGTCTAAAAAAATTGCAACTGGGGCCGATGTTATCCTTATTGATGTGAAATGTGGTAATGGCGCTTTTATGACTGAACTGCCAAAAGCCAAAAAATTAGCTAGTAAAATTAAAATGTTAGGGAAAAAATTTGGAAAAAAAACTATCGTTAAAATCACTAACATGGAAGCACCGCTAGGAAAAATGATTGGAAATAAAAACGAAATTATTGAATCACTTTCGATTCTTCAAGGAAATCAGTCCCAACTTAGTGAATTTGCAAGCGAGTTAGTTGCTCAAACCTTAACAGAACTTGAAAAAATTAAAATTGAAAAAGCCCGCGAAAAAGTAAAAGATGTAATTGAATCTGGTCAAGCCTATGAACTTTTTTTGAAAATGGTAAGTGCTCAAGGTGGAAATCTGACATTAATTCAGTCCTCAAATTTTTGAATTCCCGCTTATAAAGAGCAAATTTTTGCACCTCAAAATGGTTATATTAAATGAGAAAATGCCTTGATTTTTGGAAAAATTGTTGCTTTTTTAGGTGGGGGGAGAACAAAATTAAACCAAAAAATTGACTATGAGGCTGGAATCTCCCTTGAGGTTGAAACCGGTGAATATGTCCAAGAAGATCAATTAATTTTTAGTCTATATTCATCTAGTCCAATTGATCTTAGACAAATCCAGGATTTAATTCCAAAGACTTTTAGTATTAATCCTGAACCTGAATTTGAAAAGATGTTTTTAAATTAA
- a CDS encoding purine-nucleoside phosphorylase, giving the protein MTAHIEAKKNEIAPIVLMPGDPLRAEFIAKNFLKDAKLVSKVRNNLIFTGEYKGKKVTIAASGMGSGSIGIYAYELFKFYDVEKIIRIGSAGSYDKDLEVYSLVIANSAWSDSCSFPALISGKKVHLAHPNPGLVANLFHSATKLGLNPLYTRIHSTDVFYSSRNLEKTIELSKAKAVEMESFALFTIANYLGKKAASILTISDNLITKSELDSVTRQEKFVEMIEIALEAI; this is encoded by the coding sequence ATGACAGCACATATTGAAGCTAAAAAAAACGAAATTGCACCGATAGTTTTAATGCCTGGCGACCCGTTAAGGGCAGAATTTATTGCTAAAAATTTTCTAAAAGATGCTAAATTAGTCTCAAAAGTTCGAAATAATTTGATTTTTACTGGTGAATATAAAGGAAAAAAAGTAACTATTGCCGCTTCCGGAATGGGTTCTGGATCAATTGGAATTTATGCCTATGAATTATTTAAATTTTATGATGTTGAAAAAATAATTCGAATTGGTTCAGCAGGTTCTTATGATAAAGATCTTGAAGTTTATTCACTTGTAATTGCTAATTCAGCCTGATCAGATTCTTGCTCTTTTCCCGCACTTATTTCGGGAAAAAAAGTACATTTAGCCCACCCTAATCCAGGTTTAGTAGCAAATTTATTCCATAGTGCTACAAAGTTAGGACTAAATCCACTTTATACAAGAATTCACTCAACCGATGTTTTTTACTCAAGTCGTAATTTAGAAAAAACTATTGAACTATCAAAGGCAAAAGCAGTCGAGATGGAATCTTTTGCGCTCTTTACAATCGCTAATTATCTCGGAAAAAAAGCAGCTTCAATTCTTACTATTTCCGATAATTTAATCACAAAATCTGAACTTGATTCGGTTACAAGACAGGAAAAATTTGTGGAAATGATTGAAATTGCTCTTGAGGCTATTTAA